The nucleotide sequence TTTCTCAACAAATCTACGGCCTAATAACTATTGACCTTATAACACTAATCATGTAAAACAGAAGAAATATCGCTGACGTTTCTTTCTCCATCGAGATCAAGATAAAAGTATTTTGCTTAcacattctctttttttttttctttcttgtcaGATTTCTCGTACGCGAATGGATTGATAATTGATCGGTAAACGCCTGAAATCACGGGCACGCAACGCTCGCGGCTTTCATCGCGTGTCGATGTGTCATTAGCGTATACGCATGTTAAATATGGGCCATAGAGAAAATGTGAAAGCCACCGTGGTACGCCCCTGTAGGGACCCTCATCTTCGACATTGAGAAAAGTGACCTCCTTTCGCGACCTGTCCTATCTCCGTCGTCCTAGACGTCTTAGGTGTGTAAGACTGTCATTATGCTCATTGTCAAAAATGCTAATCGATCATttgattgattataaaaaaatatctcgaaatattcTGTATTcacataatgtaaatttacacaaatattattcattcataaatatttataaaatatttaataatgcaatatattatattattattcacgaAGCAACctacaataaaagatttaaaaaagatttaataattaaaaatatattttaattattatttttagaagcattcttaaaaaaaaaataattcgtcttcattattaatgaagaataatttaacgagtaatttaatattacttttatttttcatgaagGAATTTTATCACCTAACTTTAATACCAGAGTATTGGCAAAGATTTTGCATTAGGCCATGGCCGTGCGACCTTTTGGGTTGCCTTCGTTTTTATCGGTTCGTGATTCAGCATATTTAAGAAAAGTCTATGGTACGACGAGCATAATGCAATTCTAATAATGTCACAAGTTCAGAATTCTCGAGTCGAATTAAATCATTTCAGATCGGCGCATGACGCACGATGCccgttttttcaaaaagaaagcGCACGCGGTTAAAGCATTAAAAGCAATCAACAAGGGCTTCGGGATCCGAAGAAGGGAAAAGACTTTCTAAGAGCGGGATCGAAATCACGACTAAAACTTTCTCGGGCAGAATGCGATTCCGTTCGCGGAGTCgcgatcgaaaaaaaaagatttttgaaacAGAGAAGCGAGCCCATATCACATCGTTTCTTCTTCTCCGCATGAACCACCGGATTTCTCTTTACCGCGTATTTCTTTTGTATCCAGTCTCATAattcgtattattatatctaaatgcCTGGAGCTCTTCTCCAACGACCGTTATTGACAATCATTTCTAATACACTTACCTAGTAAGTCGGCTCCAGTCGTGAGATAAGACTCGTCATTCTCGTGGCCGATTCTCGACGCAAATCTATTGTTTCCCACCAGGGCACGCCAAACTGTAAACGAGAAGGCAAGAATGTTAAGCtcggaatttataatttatgtttcggCCAGAAGAGTAAAcgcgaaaaatttctttcgcgaATTACACGCTCCTGGCTAGGAACGCTTCCTTACTCATTTCCTTGGCGCCGCGCTGATAGGGATCCAGCTGATCGAGAACGTTGTCATTCATGCCGGCGAGGCTCCTTATGCCGGACACAAGTAGATTCTTATTGCAGTCCGGCCTCGATGAATCGGCGCAGTACTGTGCTACTTGTTTACTGAATAATCCGTACAAATGACTCATCtgaaagaaatagaaagaaatctATTAAGAAGCTAATAATCATCGATCCATcaggaaaatgtaaatatgcgatgcattaaaaatatctttcaattattatttttaaaatcagaaGAATCATTCTCTTAAACGAATGATTCATCTTTATTATTGATACGGAATAATCCAACGAGttataatattagttttatttttcattcaggaattttattcaatattatatagaaattaatatttatatctaagtTTAATATCAgagaattacaaaattaaaattaaaattcaagctACTTAAGATTTTAAGATCTTTAGAGCTTTAATCTTTCAACGGTTAaatgtttatgtttttaattttatattttatattttaagttttaagtgTATAAGcttttaagtataaattttagaattttcaaagtttaaaattttaaaaaggattctctcaatattttatagttaaagTTACAAAGTtacaacattttaaatatttaaatatttaattacctaataaatgtaataaatgtatataccgGAGACCATCCAAAGCCGCAAGGCaagagttaaaataaaagaattaaataaaataaaataataaataaaatataaataatactaggAAATCGCGTTAGGCCGGAATtgaacaaagaaatattataaatatataagacaaccaataattattttcgaaaatgacATTTATCAATATGCTCTCTCCTACATCGTATCTTTTAAGATATACAAAGTTGAATCGTGCGGAGTCGCAATCGGGCCGCGTTCCGACCGCGTCCGGTGAAACTCCGCAATGTATAACACCGGCGATGGAACCTCCGACAGTTGCAAccgaacatatatatatatatatacatatgtatatatatatatatatatatatatatgtatgcgcgaTGCGACGTCCCGTTCATCACGTTCATCGAGTTGCGCGATACCGTCTTTTCATCGGTCGCGTGAAACGTGGCAGTCGCGATCTCGCGCGCCGTCACGACGATGAGGATAATATAACGAGAACGAcgtccacacacacacacagatggCCTCTCCTTTTGCGGCTCGCTCCTCCGATGACGCGCATATCCGATCTTAGAATTTCTAATGATACTTCTGTAACGACGGTATCCTCTTTTATCTACTTTTGTTCCTCGCCTTTCGACACTCTCTGGCACGTTATTTGTCGATTTTACACATCAAATGAGCCGATCCATTTGGCATCGCtcttttgacatatatatatattattgtttataaagctAGACGAAGTCGAAAGAATTtatgacaatttaaaaaaaatttttgtcgctATATTTCttcgtatgaaaaaaaattattaaatattaaatattttttttttatctcaagcTTTGCATATATGCTTATTACTATCGATTAATGTCCCTTAGATCAATgatggattattattatctgtttCCGTTACGATTCCGGAAATTTGGAGAAAgcggagtttttttttttagcgagaCTCTCGGCTACAAGTGAATTAGCGCGGAAAGACAATGATATGATACCGTATGTTGTATGTAGTTACGCTAGAGAGATATACTTTTACATTTCCAAGCGATATTTGTACCCCGCTTtcgtttagaaaatatttcccgCTGATTgtaggggaaaaaaaaaaatacgatgtatttaaattgtaattaatttcagaaTTAAGTTCAAAATTTGTCTAATGTTACAATtaaactgtttaaaaaattttaaatacatatttcttaccagcgtacattatttaaaatatttaaaattcaaaaaaatatgtcaaattatttctaatacgATATCCTTTTTGCTCGTCTAATCagaaatcgatattaaatttgtacattAATTTGAACTCTATCGAGAAACTAATGTCAGATATACGCTGACAGTGCTCTTGAACTTCAACTCGGCATTTGCGATCACTTTTACTTGCTCTAAGAGTATTACACACATTTAATCCGGTGCATGTAGCCGCGAAATGCCGTGTTTACAGCCTTGGCCAAGAGTACGAAGTACTTTCAATAACTTGCGGTAAGTCGACCTTAAAGTTAGCGTCCAACAATTAAGATTCTGCATACATTGTActctatttttaaacttaacgTGCAAacttaatttgcaataaatagcaaacaaaattgatttgaaGAAGCTAAATAtccacatataatttaaatttatttaattaagttaatttaatttatttaattacttatttatttaatttatttaatccgtattaattaaaaaaatatgtgtaattaggaaatattttatttccattttaattcTTGGAATTTTATAGGTCAATGAATATTGGGGAAAATGTTAACTAATGTCCGATACGTGTTGAAAGCAGCGTTTGATGATCTTTCGTACGTTAATTGGCTTTCGAGAATCCGCGCGATTATCGTGTCATGGcgacaattaataatcaacGTAATTAGCTTCGCGGTAGCTGATCGTTGTAATCGcgattcataatttttcatcaccATATAACGCTTCACGAGCATTGAAAATACTCCATGGAAAATATGAGAGCTTTGAGATAAACGCTACGATGTAAAATCGCAAGAATAATCGATTACTGTCTGACGTCCGACTACTGTTTGATAACATTGAGTAGCTTGAGATTAATATAGCTCCTGATTTTTAAAACTCCATAAACAACaccgaataatataattttagtataatataatttttataccagTCTATTcgcattattgaaaaatttattaacaaacaaaTGTTACATTGCAGCACGATTTACTCGctttgtcaaataaaatttaagaaaaaaaagaaatatatatatatatatatatatatatatatatatatatgtatgtatgtatgtatgtaacattacaatcttcaaaataatttttgataaaaaaaacttcgtcatcaaaagatttctttttgagaattgagagagagagaaagaaagagaattctCAATTTCTTCGAAATTAATCTCAAGCTACttctaattaattcaaattagcTAAATAAGTGatggaagaaagagaataattattttcctatAATCTTCGGgttttaagtatttattttaaaaattattaaaaggattttttaaataaatacttaaaattcGAAGATGTTCATCGAACATTTatacgaatattataaatagatttataaaacaattttattttttttttttaatatttttacatttgttatatatttttcatttgaacaaaaattcatttaaatgtggatatcgttaaaaaaaaatttgcaatacgaAGATCGCGATCCAACACGTGGTTCGATGCAACGCACTTGTATTAAACGCACTTGATTGTTTGGTGAAAGTCCACCGAATAGCgctaatatcataaaaagatgCTTACAATATCTCTATTCATGTTTTTATGCGAGATTAATGAAAGAGATTGAGCGGCAGTAATGTCAGtggaagtaaaaattaaatgcgtaTGTGAAGCTATAgtgaatacaaaaaaaagaaaaatatttctaaatcttttttgaaatCTTGCTTGAAAGTGTTCCTAGTCAACACATCAGAGTATAAGTAAAGATTGTATTGTTATAGAAacgttttgcaataatatatatttttttttaaattgttccgAAAAAGATAGGACATGATAAACAAACAtgacaaaacaaaacaaaaaatagacaaactgttgtttgtaataaataaacaaactttCATTAAATATGTCTTTTCTCGTATCTTCCGCGTTTTTATACATGAACTTTCTTATATTGACTCTGTGATTGAGAAAAATCGATCTAGAGTATTTTACgtcaattttcatatttaatatatttaattttttaattgtcatattttctttacttattacttattacatgtataattaaattatattaatacatgtaaaatGATACATGTATTAATTACATGTATTAAAATGATGCAAACAATTTATCTtgtctaaaaaataaacacgtaaataaaattataatttcggagtaaattttatcaattggaATAGACAGCATTTACTAatacatttctaattttttcacacagaaaagaaaagaagtttttcaaatttttatttacagaaacctaataaaaaaaaaaaatcgataaaccGTTCGCATCAAATTATTCGCTACATTTCGGAATAATGAATGACTCTTGGTACTCACTTTCTCATCTCTCGAGAGAAATTCCCACATCGGTATCGCCGAGCCCGTAACTCGCATCGTCACGCAACAGCCTAGCAGAATGCAGGTGATGACCTTCGCGATAAGAGTCCTGCTGCTggtcatcgtcatcatcatcattatcatcatcatcgtcgtcttCGTGCGTTCTTACTCTTCCTCTTCGCTCTTCACGTATTATTCGCGACACACGCTTCACGCCGGCAGGTGTGGCAAAAAAATTCACGCAACTGCCGCTGTCAAACAATTGTTGTCAAACAATCTCACGACAAGCTCTCGCACAGATCGTCCCGATTATCGTTAGCGATCGACCGTCAGGTACACACTGAGCCCCGGTCTCGTTTGCCGCTTCGTTTTATGTTGACATGCGCATCCCAGTGGCGACCACGTGCCTCCGAGTGCCCCCACTTTCTTTCTCGTGTATCCGGATTTCGTGCATACGTCAGTAGATACGAGGAGCAGAGTCCACGGCATCCGGAAAGTATTTACGCGCTCTAGGAAATCGCGCGCTGACGCGACGCAAGTATGCCAAAAAAAAGGCAATCCTTAATTTTATTCGGCGCCGTGCCGAAATTCCTGGGCGCGGGAGAGTGTCGATGAAAgtttatgtacaattttctgTGTGGAATGATACGCGGAGAAATTCATCGATTgctctataaatttattaaatatattattttaattaaatttacaggtttaacctttttttttacaatattaaaataatctcgtgtctttttactttatatacattattccgACAGGATGTAATCTGTGattctgtatataattgtatttatttaataacataaataattatataataaagaatgtaaATAGCTTGAGGTTATTTgtatgtgagaaaaaaattctctctacaCAATATCCAGATAAGATAGACATCTTATTGAAGAATTTCAAAAGTGCCTCCTAGTAAACAGTGAGAGTAATGCAGTATgacactatttttttttaatatataaaaaatattaatttagagatAACTAAATTGTTTtcggatttaaataaatttttgttagtcTACAAATTCTTCTTAATCGTCAAAAAAAGTACATGTTATTTTACACTAGTATTTACGTGTTATAGGAAATTCCTGAAGTGACTGAAGACGTAAAAACCGCAAAAAAAAGcgcttcttaattttattcggCGCCGCACTGACATTCCTACGCGCGATACACACAGACGTAGTCGAAGAAAGTTTACGGTTCTCATGTCACACGACGATAGAGTGAAATGGATGAGGTAAAAGGTGAGGATACGCTGAcgctctaaaaaaaaaaaaaaattgcaattattaaatatattattttatacgttactttttttttttttttacaccggCGATCTTTTACGGACCGGCCGCCGCGACAGAGGTATGCAGAAAGCGCAAAAAAGCGTTCC is from Cataglyphis hispanica isolate Lineage 1 chromosome 15, ULB_Chis1_1.0, whole genome shotgun sequence and encodes:
- the LOC126855147 gene encoding rhythmically expressed gene 5 protein encodes the protein MMMIMMMMTMTSSRTLIAKVITCILLGCCVTMRVTGSAIPMWEFLSRDEKMSHLYGLFSKQVAQYCADSSRPDCNKNLLVSGIRSLAGMNDNVLDQLDPYQRGAKEMIWRALVGNNRFASRIGHENDESYLTTGADLLASSGSETNGLAEESVASGDYVLPSEPGPYLAGPMVIRVYPDGRPVPEDQKRPLPRDEDVDELRYSRLPSIEEIEAKSGSKFYGKGANEPAPAKRRMSFVTDKDYRRSAEPLRLHGNPLTYERTVLRGAINERGVRYY